The window GGTCGTATCTTGAACCGTTATACCAACGATTTCAGTGTTATTGACTCTCAGCTGGCAAACTCGTTTAGCTTCGGGTTCAACTCTGTGTTGAGTCTTTTCACCGTTATCCTTGCAGGCCTAGTGGTTTCTCCGTATATCATGATTCTTGCACTTGTGCTGCTCCTCATTTGCTTGCGCATCGCCATCACATATATGGATGCGGCAAGACCGGTCAAGCGACTGGAGAGCAACACAAAGTCTCCGGTTTTCGAGCAGTTCGGCTCTTCACTCACCGGTGTTACCACCATCCGTGGTTTCGACAAGGCGGAGGTGTACATTGAGCGCATGTACAAGAAGATTGACGACTATTCGACAGCCACCTGGCATCTCTGGCTTTTCAACCGGTGGATGGGCTTGCGCATGGCTCTCGTGGGCTCTGTCTTCTCGTCTTTTGTAGCGAGCTTGATCCTGCTTACTCCGGGGATTGACGCAGCTCTGGCTGGGTTTGCGCTTGCATTTGCGCTCGACTTTTCCAGCGCGATTATATGGACTATTCGTCTGTACTCCAACATCGAGCTCAATATGAACGCCGCTGAGCGAATTGTCGAGGTAAGTCTTTTGGTATTGCTTGGTTCAAGAGACGAGCTAACACCGGGGATGCAGTACACCGAATTGCCCACAGAGTCTCTTGATGGGATTAGCCCGCCTGCCGCTTGGCCCACTGGGGGCCGCATTGAGGTTGACAACTTGGTGGTTGGCTACGTTGCTGATATGCCGCCCGTTCTCAAAGGGCTCAGTTTCAGCATCAACAGTAACGAAAGAGTTGGCGTCGTCGGCCGCACCGGTGCTGGAAAGTCATCTCTGACCCTGGCCCTGTTCCGTTTCTTGGAGGCTCGGTCTGGCGCTATCCATATTGATGGCATTGACATTTCAAAGATCAAGCTACACGACCTGCGATCTCGCCTGGCCATTATTCCTCAGGATCCCGTTCTCTTTTCCGGAACCATACGTAGCAACCTGGACCCCTTTGACCACCACACTGATGCCGAACTCCGCGACTGTCTTGAACGAGtccacctcatcaccgaCTCTGAAAATTCGTCGGGAAGCGCCACCCCTGTGCCTGGCTCCTCGGAAGCGACGGAGACCCCAAAGAACACGAATGTTTTCAAGAATCTAGACTCGCCTGTCTCAGAAGGCGGGCTGAATCTGTCTCAAGGTCAGCGCCAGCTACTGTGCTTGGCTCGCGCTATTGTGAGCCGGCCGCGTATCATGGTTCTCGACGAGGCCACCTCTGCAGTTGACATGCATACGGACGGGTTGATTCAGAGAAGCATTCGTGAAGAGTTCACTGATGCTACTTTACTTGTCATTGCTCACAGGTTGAGTACCATTGCGGATTTTGACCGGGTTTTGGTGCTCAGCGATGGCTGTGTTGCTGAGTATGGGAGCCCCAAGGAGCTTTgggagaagggcgagggGGGTATCTTTAGAGGCATGTGCGAGGAGAGCggtgagaaggagaagttgaAGGCGGTGATATTTGGACAGGGGCAGTCAAGATGATAAAATAGGAGGAAGGTGTTCCGGATGTGTACTATTTCTGTTTCTCTAATTTTCTTGCTGGGTTATAGACATTGAAAGGGCAGATGGGGAAATAAAATGGCATCTATGAGTTTTTCCTTCATGATGGAGAAGTTTATATGGTGTTGCTTGATGTTCAGTGCCCTCCTGTGAAGCCGCAACGTACCCAACAGATCTGGTACTGTGAACCATTTAGCGTCAAACTGCCTCGACAGTACAAGAACCACTTCTGCCTTGGAAGTTTGAACTGATTTAAGGCCAAAAGCCAAAATCTTACTCTGATTACCACCTTATCCCAGCACACTTACGCTGCCTACAATCTCCTAGCAACGACCCTCAACCGAACATAATTCACCATGTActccacatccccccttTCGCGCGCTGGTTCCCTTCTACAAACAATTTCCAACAACCtgaccacctccctcaccgcttcctccctttctttctcgtcCCTGATCAACCAAAACAACTTGCCCCCAATCAACCtaacccacccctccaggccccccttcccatcaaTCTTGGTAGGCCTCCACTCCATTTCACTCCTTTCgacctcaaaccccccaaccttGACCTCCATCATGTCCCTGACCCACTCCTCATCAGGAAAAAACCACGGCTCCCTAATATTCTCGGGCGCTTGTTTCAGCGTCCTagcaaccacccccaccatcgCGGCCCTCGCCTCAGCGATATTCCCCATCCCGCCCATCTCAAAGACAAACTTGCCCCCCTTCTTGAGAACGTACCGGGCCCCCTCAAAGAACTTTCTGCCCCTGTTTGACACCGGGCCGTCGTCATCCAGAGAAGaaccactgctgctgccgagcATCCAGTGGATGGCCGCGGAGGAAAAGACTTTGCTGAAGTGTTCTGGTTGGTGGGCCATGGCTGagtgtttgaggaggtcggaGGTGTTTGCTACTGTTTTTCCCCCAAGTTAGAATTTCGCAATCACTTCTAGAGAGGGGAAAGTAGGTAAGTAAGTATACCAATAAAAAGAcacttcctctccaacccaacctccttcctcctcacatTCTCCCTCGCGGCCCGGATCATGCTCGGTGATCGGTCTAATCCCAGAAGTTTGCCCCCTCCTTGGGCTAGGACACGGCCGATTTCAATGTCTAGGATTCCATCTGGTTTTACGCGTGTTCTCGTTAGCTAATAacccccatccatcaacgCAAAACAGAAGCATGCAAAAATGTACCACCGCACCCCAAATCCAAAACCTTGTCATCCGCTTTTACGTCAAGCCACTCCAACACTTTTGTCGCGAGCTTGGGGACGAAGCCGAGATTCTTTTGGTATTCGTCTGCTTTCCATTCTCTGATGGAAGTCATGGTTGCGGGTgacgaggtggttgagatATGATAAGTTGGTATATACACCTctctccccaacagcaacaacaacaacaacaacaacagcaacaacaacaacaacagcaacaacaacaacaacagcaacaacaacaacaaacgacgacgacgaacgTCAAAGCGAAAGAAAGACGGAGGGGTAAAATGTCTGGTCCTgactctggttctggttgtGACTTTAATGGAACCCATGGATAGAAAACCAGACCAGATAAACCTAAAATAACGTGTCACAaaacacccctccctctaACTCGGCCGATGTCGGCACAGCCTGATGGTACCAGCCTTTAATCTTGCTGAGAGCAATAGGGGTAGTTGCTTAAATACGTCAAGTCTTTTGTACACAACTTGGGAACCTCTACTCCGAAAAAGAGGATAATGTTACCAACCAGGTATTCCTGCTGGCCCTGTCACCTAGTCGTCAAGAGTAGCCAACACTCAGATCATACACAATAAATCTGGGGTATATCCTGACAGACCGCCAAAAACAGTGGTATCTCTATTCACAAAAGGCTGCCGCTAAAAATGACGTCTAACCTCTATATAACTTCTATAGgttcccctccttcccggCCTTGTGCTCAGCTGTCGTGTCCTCCATCTCGGACAGGAACTTTTCAGCATCGAGAGCAGCCATGCAGCCAGTTCCTGTAAAATTATCATCAGTCAGCAAAACTTGTTTCCTGGCCAAAACAAAAGAGGAACAACAACATACCTGCACTGGTAATGGCCTGCCTGTACCTCTTATCCTGcacatcaccagcagcaaacaCGCCCTCAACACTGGTCAGCGTAGTGCCAGGCTTGGTGATGACAtaaccctcctcatcagtcTCCAGCTGACCCTTGACAATCTTGGTGGCAGGATCGTGACCAATGGCATAAAAAAGCCCATTCGCCTCCAGCGTCTCCTCATTCCCAGAAACAACATCCTTGACCACCAGCTGGCTCATCAGCCCCTTGTCATCCCCCTTGACCTCCACACCCACAGTGTTAAACTTGACCGTAACCTTGGGATGCCCCAGCAACCTCTTCGCCATGATCGTGCTAGCCCTCAACTTGTCCTTCCTCACCAGCACAGTAACATGGCTAGCATACTTGGTCAAGAacatcgcctcctccgccgcagAGTCACCACCCCCGATGACAACCAAGTGCTTGTTTCTGAAGATGGGCACCGCCCCGTCGCACACGGCGCAGGCCGAGATCCCGTTCTGCCAGTACTTGTCCTCCCCCGGCAGCCCAAGCCTGCGGGCCGAGGCCCCcgtggcgaggatgatggcgtCGGCCGTGTGGATCTCGTCCGGGGACCACTCGGTGGCGTACTTGAACGGCCTCGACGAGAGGTCCAGCTTGTCGACCGTCTCGCTGACGATGACGGTGCCGAAGCGCTCCGACTGCTCGCGCATCCGGTCCATGAGCTCGCCGCCCATGATGCCCTTGGGGAAGCCGGGGAA is drawn from Podospora pseudocomata strain CBS 415.72m chromosome 1 map unlocalized CBS415.72m_1, whole genome shotgun sequence and contains these coding sequences:
- a CDS encoding uncharacterized protein (EggNog:ENOG503NYE5; COG:S); this encodes MTSIREWKADEYQKNLGFVPKLATKVLEWLDVKADDKVLDLGCGDGILDIEIGRVLAQGGGKLLGLDRSPSMIRAARENVRRKEVGLERKCLFIVANTSDLLKHSAMAHQPEHFSKVFSSAAIHWMLGSSSGSSLDDDGPVSNRGRKFFEGARYVLKKGGKFVFEMGGMGNIAEARAAMVGVVARTLKQAPENIREPWFFPDEEWVRDMMEVKVGGFEVERSEMEWRPTKIDGKGGLEGWVRLIGGKLFWLIRDEKEREEAVREVVRLLEIVCRREPARERGDVEYMVNYVRLRVVARRL
- the TRR1 gene encoding thioredoxin-disulfide reductase (COG:O; BUSCO:EOG0926386D; EggNog:ENOG503NW0C) is translated as MHSKVVIIGSGPAAHTAAVYLARAELKPVLYEGFMANGVAAGGQLTTTTEIENFPGFPKGIMGGELMDRMREQSERFGTVIVSETVDKLDLSSRPFKYATEWSPDEIHTADAIILATGASARRLGLPGEDKYWQNGISACAVCDGAVPIFRNKHLVVIGGGDSAAEEAMFLTKYASHVTVLVRKDKLRASTIMAKRLLGHPKVTVKFNTVGVEVKGDDKGLMSQLVVKDVVSGNEETLEANGLFYAIGHDPATKIVKGQLETDEEGYVITKPGTTLTSVEGVFAAGDVQDKRYRQAITSAGTGCMAALDAEKFLSEMEDTTAEHKAGKEGNL